The Shewanella sp. MTB7 genome includes a window with the following:
- a CDS encoding winged helix-turn-helix domain-containing protein — protein sequence MLKVTSYLELDCEAHHLVDRINRTTIGLTFSESAILSHLLTTPDAICDKEVLLQVGWPDRVVAATSLTQCVSTLRKKLEPYPEVQLKTVARRGYQLHISVRSHVKMLAMNDAESIKTALYDMSLMVKGGGILALVLLIVLLWLRSDDYTVMRETNKWHADKQIPVNLGGTVESALLIYPKGEDKLHPSMWQKHIAPETNYIPSIKGFDILALTDGVNYSLASCATDVEGHCIADKMINLTAIELTPAGLDMQKFTALSHKMETRIRYNRVIIPAHITFEEREQKRESEPEFVEHHFHGDIYFPVADELLIRADQGISLVYESEDQGQFYASTCITDEDCLTTPIKYQIRGEFKQYRETIDNLEVDVFQVKVLQKDLIKPEVVSASAMHFYREIRKHNIRDEELFYYRIHQDKQTAVWIVPLMGNIVVWTKYEKVEL from the coding sequence TTGTTAAAAGTTACTTCTTATTTGGAGCTAGACTGTGAAGCCCACCATCTTGTCGATCGTATTAATCGAACGACGATAGGGCTTACTTTTTCCGAATCCGCTATTCTTTCTCACCTACTGACAACACCTGACGCTATCTGTGATAAAGAGGTGTTGCTACAGGTCGGTTGGCCTGATCGTGTGGTCGCTGCAACCTCTTTGACTCAGTGTGTTAGTACCCTAAGAAAAAAGCTCGAGCCATACCCAGAGGTACAGCTAAAAACCGTTGCTAGACGAGGATATCAGCTACACATCTCTGTGAGATCTCACGTGAAGATGCTGGCGATGAACGATGCTGAATCAATAAAAACAGCGCTATACGATATGTCTCTAATGGTTAAAGGCGGGGGAATTCTAGCTTTAGTCCTGCTGATTGTTTTACTCTGGCTCAGGAGTGATGATTACACCGTGATGCGGGAAACCAATAAATGGCATGCCGATAAGCAGATACCTGTAAATTTAGGTGGGACTGTAGAGAGTGCACTGCTTATTTACCCCAAAGGAGAGGATAAGCTGCACCCCTCTATGTGGCAGAAACATATTGCGCCAGAGACCAATTATATTCCGAGTATAAAGGGCTTCGATATTTTAGCACTTACCGATGGGGTGAATTACTCCCTTGCCAGCTGCGCAACTGATGTAGAGGGGCACTGCATAGCCGATAAGATGATAAATCTGACTGCTATTGAGTTGACGCCTGCTGGTTTGGATATGCAGAAATTTACGGCATTGAGCCATAAAATGGAAACACGTATTCGATATAATCGTGTCATCATTCCTGCTCATATTACATTTGAAGAGCGAGAGCAAAAAAGGGAGTCTGAGCCTGAATTTGTCGAGCATCATTTCCACGGTGATATCTATTTTCCTGTTGCCGATGAGCTGTTAATTCGTGCGGATCAAGGGATCTCCTTGGTATATGAAAGTGAAGATCAAGGTCAGTTTTACGCTTCTACCTGTATCACCGATGAAGATTGTTTAACCACACCGATCAAATATCAGATTCGTGGCGAGTTTAAGCAGTATAGGGAGACGATTGATAATCTCGAAGTGGATGTCTTTCAGGTAAAGGTGCTACAGAAAGATCTGATCAAGCCTGAAGTCGTGAGTGCTTCGGCGATGCATTTCTATCGTGAAATTAGAAAGCATAATATTCGTGATGAAGAGCTGTTTTATTACCGTATTCATCAGGATAAACAAACTGCAGTTTGGATTGTGCCCCTAATGGGAAATATTGTCGTCTGGACTAAAT
- a CDS encoding ABC transporter permease yields the protein MSVIGQLNSPIFIIAAKEIKDSLRNRWVGFISLIFMVLSLSVTFASSAITGTLALPELNSLITSLSTIAVFIIPLAAILLSYDAFVGEDEAGTLLLLLSYPLTRFQIILGKLVGHGAVMLLSTSLAFGGTGVLLVLLSDGYGAIETMRVFLLFILSSFLLALVFILIGYMVSLCATEKARAVGTLLFVWFLFVLFYDLLLLAVLVADLSFMNQAVINLLIALNPTDLYRALNVMATGSGNGLALYSETFWALEGLYGSMLVWICFLIGVSNFLFKRKSI from the coding sequence ATGTCAGTTATCGGTCAGCTAAATTCACCCATATTTATCATTGCTGCTAAGGAGATCAAAGATAGTCTCAGGAATCGTTGGGTAGGCTTTATATCTCTTATTTTTATGGTGCTTTCATTGAGTGTTACCTTTGCTTCCAGTGCGATAACTGGCACTTTAGCGTTACCAGAGCTCAATAGTTTAATCACAAGTTTGTCGACTATTGCCGTGTTCATTATTCCACTGGCCGCCATTTTACTCAGCTACGATGCTTTTGTGGGTGAAGATGAGGCCGGTACCTTGCTACTGTTACTCTCATATCCTTTGACACGATTTCAGATCATTTTAGGTAAGCTAGTAGGACACGGTGCGGTAATGCTATTAAGCACCTCTCTTGCTTTTGGTGGTACAGGGGTTTTGTTGGTACTGCTAAGTGATGGCTATGGCGCTATTGAGACCATGAGGGTATTTTTGCTGTTTATCTTGAGCAGCTTTCTACTTGCACTTGTTTTTATCTTGATAGGTTATATGGTGAGTCTATGCGCAACCGAGAAAGCCAGAGCCGTGGGAACCTTACTCTTTGTCTGGTTTCTGTTTGTGTTGTTCTATGATCTCTTGCTGCTCGCTGTGCTGGTGGCCGATCTCAGCTTTATGAATCAAGCTGTGATTAACCTATTGATCGCATTAAATCCAACGGATCTTTACCGGGCGTTGAATGTGATGGCAACGGGTTCAGGTAACGGTTTAGCCCTGTATAGCGAAACGTTCTGGGCGTTAGAGGGATTATATGGCTCAATGTTAGTCTGGATCTGTTTTTTGATTGGAGTATCTAACTTTCTGTTTAAGCGTAAATCCATCTAG
- a CDS encoding ABC transporter ATP-binding protein: MGVSAINVSEVIHHFGDFTALNRVSFDVHQGQIMALLGHNGAGKSTLIKIILGLITPLEGKVSLMGGAQGLSLNGSPVRLGYLPENVSFYDKLTGLEILNYFAALKGVSKAKVDTLIEEFGLGYAQHRQLKTYSKGMKQRLGFAQAILSEPNILLLDEPTVGLDPHASQFLYGKIAQLKQTGCAVIVCTHELSLIEEHIDSAMIMAKGERQAIGTLADLQRDSGLQLELRCEGLAEVVQQEQMLSSLYRNNALYFDPLQQQEVVRCLTSQYGKFDFSVTKPGLAQIYRHYMDSCIGPEQSVSVAPKESILTRFSSQFFKMRNA; encoded by the coding sequence ATGGGTGTTAGTGCGATCAATGTCAGTGAAGTAATTCACCATTTTGGCGACTTTACAGCGTTAAATCGGGTGAGTTTTGATGTGCATCAGGGACAGATAATGGCGCTGCTTGGCCACAATGGTGCGGGAAAATCTACCCTAATAAAAATTATTTTAGGCTTGATAACGCCTCTTGAAGGTAAGGTCTCTTTGATGGGCGGTGCTCAAGGCTTGTCGTTGAATGGATCGCCAGTTCGACTTGGTTACCTTCCTGAAAATGTGAGTTTTTACGATAAGCTAACTGGTCTTGAAATTTTGAACTATTTCGCGGCGCTTAAAGGGGTTAGCAAAGCAAAAGTCGACACTCTTATTGAGGAGTTTGGGTTAGGTTACGCCCAACACCGACAGTTAAAAACCTATTCGAAAGGGATGAAGCAACGTTTGGGGTTTGCTCAGGCTATCTTGTCCGAACCCAACATTTTGTTGTTGGATGAACCGACGGTAGGCTTAGATCCTCACGCCTCGCAATTTCTGTACGGTAAAATTGCCCAGTTGAAGCAAACCGGTTGCGCTGTGATTGTCTGTACCCATGAACTTTCCTTGATTGAGGAGCATATCGATAGCGCCATGATAATGGCTAAAGGTGAGCGGCAAGCGATAGGGACCTTAGCTGATCTTCAAAGAGATAGTGGTTTACAGCTTGAGCTAAGGTGTGAGGGATTAGCGGAAGTGGTTCAGCAGGAGCAGATGTTATCCAGTCTGTATAGGAATAATGCGTTGTATTTTGATCCACTACAGCAGCAAGAAGTGGTGCGATGTCTAACGTCTCAATATGGGAAATTTGATTTTTCAGTGACCAAGCCAGGTCTTGCTCAGATATATCGTCACTATATGGATAGCTGTATTGGGCCTGAGCAGAGTGTCAGTGTCGCTCCGAAAGAGTCAATTCTGACTCGTTTTTCTAGTCAGTTTTTTAAAATGAGAAATGCGTAA
- the nosD gene encoding nitrous oxide reductase family maturation protein NosD, with translation MVRDCVLVFLLLCSGLSKAEVIYIDNTDALNSQLSNAQPYDHLILASGIYRGQFVVDKPLSISSESNSEVIIDAGGKGSAVTITAPDVDVSGLSIRNWGNDHYEKDSGIRLLEGADRANINHNQFQGDGFGISADSLSHLTIVGNIIIGNAELYFLDRGDGIYLLNVVSPSVSGNHISKVRDGVYLETGNFSRVFDNQFSELQYGIHYMYTHSDEAFNNVSRNVEGGYALMSSKSIYLHHNRVSHALDFGILLNMTSLCLIESNEAEHVINPSEQVDLGREGKGIFIYGAKDNIVWNNLFGQNDIGIYMAMGGEGNRVFENRFIGNQSQVKYVGEALLEWSYNERGNYWSSNQAWLGAGSDVSQKAYRPNDNLDRLFWLYPEASFLMDSPIILLLRWGQKEFDVVEETGIVDSFPLLISSKISGFINEQGHRIVKDGMVAGSGYVYGC, from the coding sequence ATGGTCCGCGATTGTGTATTGGTTTTCTTGCTGCTTTGTTCAGGTCTTAGCAAGGCAGAGGTTATCTACATTGATAATACCGATGCACTCAATAGCCAACTTAGTAATGCTCAACCCTATGATCACTTAATCTTGGCCTCTGGAATATATCGAGGCCAGTTTGTGGTCGATAAACCCCTCTCTATCTCCAGTGAAAGCAACAGTGAAGTGATTATCGATGCCGGAGGTAAAGGAAGCGCCGTGACGATCACAGCTCCCGATGTTGACGTGTCTGGCTTGAGTATCCGTAATTGGGGCAATGATCATTACGAGAAAGATTCAGGCATTCGATTACTTGAGGGAGCTGATAGAGCCAACATTAACCACAACCAATTTCAAGGGGATGGCTTCGGGATCAGCGCGGACTCCTTAAGTCATCTCACTATTGTTGGTAATATCATTATCGGCAATGCCGAGCTGTATTTCTTAGACCGAGGAGATGGTATCTATCTGCTCAATGTCGTCTCTCCATCAGTTTCAGGTAATCATATCTCCAAGGTACGTGATGGGGTATACCTCGAAACCGGCAATTTTAGCCGCGTGTTCGATAATCAATTTTCTGAACTCCAATATGGTATCCATTATATGTATACCCACTCTGATGAAGCGTTTAACAATGTGAGCCGCAATGTTGAAGGCGGCTACGCCCTGATGAGCTCTAAGTCTATCTACTTGCATCATAATCGAGTCAGTCATGCATTGGATTTTGGCATACTGCTCAATATGACCTCTCTTTGTCTGATTGAGTCCAATGAGGCTGAGCATGTGATTAATCCCAGTGAGCAAGTGGATCTGGGACGTGAGGGGAAGGGGATCTTTATCTACGGTGCTAAGGATAATATCGTCTGGAACAACCTCTTTGGCCAAAATGATATTGGTATCTATATGGCCATGGGCGGCGAGGGCAATCGGGTATTTGAGAACCGCTTCATCGGTAATCAGTCTCAAGTTAAATATGTGGGTGAAGCCCTGTTGGAGTGGAGCTATAACGAACGGGGAAACTACTGGAGTAGTAACCAAGCTTGGCTGGGAGCGGGTTCTGATGTGAGCCAGAAAGCCTATCGACCGAACGATAATTTAGATCGTCTATTTTGGCTCTACCCTGAAGCCAGCTTTCTGATGGATAGTCCGATCATTTTATTGCTGAGATGGGGGCAAAAGGAGTTTGATGTCGTTGAAGAAACGGGCATTGTCGACAGTTTTCCGTTACTGATTTCGAGTAAAATATCGGGATTTATTAATGAACAAGGTCACAGAATAGTGAAAGATGGCATGGTGGCTGGGAGTGGGTACGTGTATGGGTGTTAG
- a CDS encoding nitrous oxide reductase accessory protein NosL codes for MKKLICLLLLIPSLIACNQGNSAPEQIMAPSIGSHDRCHLCGMMITKYPGPKGALLLKNAKIEPKFCSTRDMFNFVLQPENQRQISHLMVHDIGATKWDNPQDSAFIDATKAWYVYGTSRQAVMGSAVASFATKESAQTFAEEFGGAVLQYEQITLGLLAGE; via the coding sequence ATGAAAAAGCTTATCTGCCTGCTGTTGCTTATTCCCTCTCTAATTGCTTGTAACCAAGGTAACAGTGCACCGGAGCAAATAATGGCCCCATCGATTGGCTCACATGATCGTTGCCATTTGTGCGGCATGATGATCACTAAGTATCCGGGTCCTAAAGGGGCGTTACTGCTTAAGAATGCGAAAATCGAACCTAAGTTTTGTTCGACCCGTGATATGTTTAATTTTGTGCTACAACCAGAGAATCAACGACAAATTAGCCATTTGATGGTACATGATATTGGTGCCACAAAGTGGGACAATCCACAGGATAGCGCCTTTATTGATGCCACTAAGGCTTGGTACGTCTACGGCACTAGCCGACAAGCTGTGATGGGATCGGCGGTGGCTTCCTTTGCAACGAAAGAGAGCGCACAAACTTTTGCCGAGGAGTTTGGCGGCGCAGTGCTTCAATATGAACAGATCACTTTAGGGCTGTTAGCCGGAGAGTAA
- the nrfD gene encoding NrfD/PsrC family molybdoenzyme membrane anchor subunit → MDGNIEFTMGLSDGLAWPWPIAVYLFFAGISGGALATALFLRFYKQQTTNTPFYKAAALIAFVTISLGMLCLVLDLTNPLFFWRILVYYNLSSVMSIGVIALSVYIPLVAVIALFAFEEEIRSIPALKVLVPVIEKLKGIRRPCEVTVLVLALAVCAYTGFLISALVRFPIINTSVLPALFIASGISAGAAAAKMVAVSMFKEDLHSQDMKILHGAEWPIMIAEMLFIFMIVTSLMTGNAGAQGAFEAFHTGEWAAVFWFGVVGLGFGGPLLLNFATGKAFSHSAKAFYLSGVCAVAGMMCLRMFILYAGQLNGI, encoded by the coding sequence ATGGACGGCAATATTGAGTTTACAATGGGGCTATCTGATGGCCTTGCTTGGCCTTGGCCTATTGCTGTGTACTTGTTCTTTGCGGGTATATCCGGTGGTGCGCTAGCCACTGCGTTATTTTTGCGATTCTACAAGCAGCAGACAACTAACACGCCATTTTACAAAGCGGCGGCATTGATCGCATTCGTTACTATCAGTTTAGGTATGTTGTGTCTGGTTTTAGACTTAACTAACCCACTCTTTTTCTGGCGAATTTTGGTTTATTACAACCTAAGTTCAGTGATGTCGATTGGTGTTATTGCGCTGTCGGTTTATATCCCGTTAGTGGCTGTAATTGCTCTATTTGCCTTTGAAGAAGAGATCCGCTCAATCCCTGCACTTAAAGTGTTAGTGCCAGTGATTGAGAAGCTAAAAGGCATTCGTCGTCCATGTGAAGTGACGGTATTAGTATTGGCATTAGCTGTTTGTGCTTATACCGGCTTCCTTATCTCGGCGTTGGTTCGTTTTCCTATCATCAATACCTCTGTTCTGCCGGCGCTATTTATTGCCTCTGGTATTTCAGCAGGTGCAGCAGCAGCCAAAATGGTCGCTGTATCGATGTTTAAAGAAGACCTACATAGCCAAGATATGAAGATCCTTCATGGTGCTGAGTGGCCAATCATGATTGCAGAAATGCTATTCATTTTCATGATTGTGACTTCGTTAATGACTGGCAACGCAGGTGCACAAGGTGCATTTGAGGCTTTCCATACTGGAGAGTGGGCTGCAGTGTTCTGGTTTGGTGTAGTCGGCCTTGGTTTTGGTGGCCCACTATTGCTTAACTTTGCCACGGGTAAAGCCTTTAGCCATTCAGCTAAAGCATTTTACTTATCGGGTGTCTGTGCTGTCGCCGGCATGATGTGTCTGCGTATGTTTATTCTCTATGCTGGTCAGTTGAACGGTATATAG
- a CDS encoding 4Fe-4S dicluster domain-containing protein, whose amino-acid sequence MSENVERRRFLKCLGASSLILAPLGCSSVKEGESDANKPHYAMVFDQNKCTGCGECKEACNLANNLPEGKSRLLMEQHSGGLEGQPCPHCGKTTECGCERKFVRVSCQQCKNAPCVTVCPTGAAHRDEKTGIVTMDAAKCAGCKYCIAACPYDARFINKETDVADNCDFCLNSKLAIGELPACVQKCRYDALIFGDINDPTSYISKLLRVKDSVRIKPEFGTEPSLRYIPIVKLGV is encoded by the coding sequence GTGAGTGAAAATGTAGAGAGGCGGAGGTTCCTTAAATGCTTAGGAGCCAGCTCTTTGATACTAGCGCCCTTAGGGTGTAGTTCGGTCAAAGAGGGTGAGTCAGATGCCAACAAGCCCCATTATGCGATGGTGTTTGATCAGAACAAATGTACCGGCTGTGGTGAGTGCAAAGAAGCCTGTAATCTAGCCAACAACTTACCTGAAGGTAAGTCTAGACTGTTGATGGAACAGCATTCTGGTGGGTTAGAGGGGCAGCCTTGTCCACACTGCGGTAAAACAACTGAGTGCGGTTGTGAACGTAAGTTTGTTCGCGTTTCGTGTCAGCAATGTAAGAACGCTCCTTGTGTTACCGTTTGCCCAACAGGCGCAGCGCACCGAGATGAGAAGACTGGCATTGTTACTATGGACGCAGCTAAGTGTGCGGGTTGTAAATACTGTATTGCAGCTTGTCCATACGATGCGCGTTTTATTAATAAAGAAACCGATGTCGCCGACAACTGTGATTTCTGCTTAAACAGTAAACTTGCCATTGGCGAGTTACCTGCTTGTGTGCAGAAGTGTCGCTATGACGCACTGATTTTTGGTGATATTAACGATCCGACATCCTATATCAGTAAGCTGCTGCGAGTGAAAGATTCGGTGCGTATTAAGCCCGAATTTGGTACTGAACCGAGCTTACGATACATACCTATTGTTAAGCTGGGAGTATAG
- a CDS encoding tetratricopeptide repeat protein, producing the protein MNSLAVGIVISLSVFIALIWRHHLQSAHLLLNEPATGDECHQRATFSLSEIKVPAALSVFFLMFCLSLYAQTGRFGEWDKGVIDENIDYLISADINKNARAVSEQPNNEIALLNLAQSYVAGGLYSDAINSLDKLIALSGDVAGVLGMKATAMYYRDDRILSLDTELVLARALALDKFEFQSRLLLATHAYLSGEYEEAITQWHHLLQSDSEAFNRAAINNAIFKAEQKITNRS; encoded by the coding sequence ATGAACAGTCTTGCTGTCGGTATTGTGATCTCCTTGAGTGTCTTTATTGCACTCATTTGGCGACATCATCTCCAATCTGCTCACCTTTTGCTTAACGAGCCTGCGACGGGTGATGAATGTCATCAACGGGCTACGTTCTCATTAAGTGAGATCAAGGTACCGGCGGCACTGTCTGTTTTTTTCTTGATGTTTTGTTTGAGCCTTTACGCTCAGACAGGGCGTTTTGGTGAGTGGGATAAAGGGGTTATTGATGAAAATATTGATTATCTGATCAGCGCAGATATCAATAAGAATGCACGAGCAGTCAGCGAGCAGCCTAACAATGAAATTGCATTATTAAATTTAGCTCAATCCTATGTTGCAGGTGGTTTGTATTCAGACGCCATTAACTCTCTTGATAAGCTAATCGCGTTGAGTGGAGACGTTGCTGGTGTTTTGGGTATGAAAGCAACCGCCATGTATTACCGTGATGATCGTATCCTGAGTCTCGATACCGAACTGGTACTGGCAAGGGCGTTAGCACTGGATAAATTCGAGTTCCAATCACGGTTACTACTCGCAACCCATGCTTATTTAAGTGGTGAGTATGAAGAGGCGATAACCCAGTGGCATCACCTGTTGCAAAGCGACAGTGAAGCGTTTAATCGAGCTGCCATTAATAATGCGATTTTTAAAGCAGAGCAAAAAATAACTAATCGTTCATAG
- a CDS encoding FKBP-type peptidyl-prolyl cis-trans isomerase: MKNFTRNTLAVVTSLTLFISANSMASTEITTDIQKESYSIGASLGKYISGQIYSQTELGAEVDVELVIQGVVDALKNNSQFSDEEVLTFLNQRAKQLNTAREIAEAKMTLANVIAGNTYLAENKKKNGVNETASGLQYEIVSEGEGRKPNAQDVVTVHYKGFLVDGTPFDDSYERNEPNRFALMSVIEGWQEGIPLMTEGSTYKFSIPAALAYGEKQVGIIPPSSTLIFEVELVKVEAPGENSHGMGLSGMGMGGMMGQSNSH; the protein is encoded by the coding sequence ATGAAAAATTTTACCAGAAATACCTTAGCCGTCGTGACAAGTTTAACGCTGTTCATTTCTGCCAATTCAATGGCAAGCACTGAGATCACCACAGATATTCAGAAAGAGTCATACAGTATTGGTGCATCGCTAGGTAAGTATATCTCTGGTCAGATCTATAGCCAGACTGAGCTTGGGGCTGAGGTTGATGTAGAGCTAGTGATCCAAGGTGTGGTTGATGCACTTAAGAATAACTCACAGTTTTCAGACGAAGAGGTGCTAACTTTCCTTAATCAGCGTGCCAAGCAGCTTAATACTGCCAGAGAGATTGCTGAAGCTAAGATGACACTCGCCAACGTGATAGCGGGTAATACATATCTTGCTGAAAACAAGAAAAAAAACGGTGTTAACGAGACTGCATCAGGTCTGCAGTATGAAATAGTGTCAGAAGGTGAAGGCCGTAAACCAAACGCACAAGATGTGGTTACCGTGCATTACAAAGGCTTCTTAGTCGACGGTACACCGTTTGATGATTCCTACGAGCGTAATGAGCCAAACCGCTTTGCATTAATGAGTGTGATTGAAGGTTGGCAAGAGGGGATCCCATTGATGACAGAGGGATCAACTTACAAATTTTCTATTCCAGCAGCACTTGCCTATGGCGAGAAGCAAGTTGGTATTATTCCACCTAGCTCAACATTAATTTTTGAAGTGGAGTTAGTCAAGGTGGAAGCCCCTGGTGAAAATTCACATGGTATGGGGTTAAGCGGTATGGGCATGGGTGGCATGATGGGCCAGAGTAATTCTCATTAA
- a CDS encoding rhodanese-like domain-containing protein — MKKALGQILVSLSLIASSAMCLAGGGSEMGPAHRYEHQLNTISMMEAQTLVGKKGVYFFDVNTLELWAEGYIPGAIYFNVKDWKKLLPVNKDAVMVFYCANRLCNASEIAAHEALKLGYTGVRQMPDGIYGWRLANRVTEKP; from the coding sequence ATGAAAAAAGCACTTGGTCAAATCCTAGTTTCCCTCAGCTTAATCGCCAGTTCGGCAATGTGTCTTGCTGGTGGTGGATCAGAGATGGGCCCGGCCCATCGTTACGAGCATCAACTTAATACCATCAGCATGATGGAGGCTCAGACCTTAGTCGGTAAGAAAGGCGTGTATTTTTTCGATGTGAATACGCTAGAACTTTGGGCTGAAGGCTACATTCCAGGTGCTATTTATTTCAATGTGAAAGACTGGAAAAAGTTACTGCCAGTCAATAAAGATGCTGTGATGGTGTTTTATTGTGCCAACCGCCTTTGTAATGCCAGCGAAATCGCTGCTCATGAGGCGTTGAAATTAGGTTATACGGGCGTTAGGCAGATGCCCGATGGGATCTATGGATGGCGTCTAGCCAATCGTGTCACTGAAAAGCCATAA
- a CDS encoding multiheme c-type cytochrome, which yields MKRWKHKVALSVLFCFGAIANANAAGKYDSIPQQGKTATEAMANYQGTQQVNGVKTLQDYIVQEDELFDYLFQNHPLFKYQQSGNLVGDYHISDRGEEYLDTGKSPEYSKIVGAPRAVQYRLGAKSILDYPNNFVGPEKCAECHATQYEKWQRSRHARTIRFPGEHPEVDNDIEKTMYNTKDTSILPDGITPDMIYATVGTPRTKYGFIDAWLVRGTYHIRDGLLRDGTGKMVAGANQFSRGWAEWLTPEMSKKINDVIPDFPITLEGFGGSGSHQQGMSSYGAKYEKEMLFQPASSYCEVCHTFKFDFQNKQEFFDALGDPKKLQEHTISRGIACEECHGAGGHLDGGTGGMQSNCERCHQRFQYDPTLADTPQALEKREYAFGVKMKSLCPSCGTEGSQMYNSEHYEKGMRCTTCHDPHEVTDGTWMSGFTTPKMKKDCKDCHEAQTLIAENSDTHNKQTCQSCHMPNMGSCENFKALQFPDQAGFDAVRRSHMWKIQVDPTMKTLNPPEGEPRTQGPNANGKGWTVAKNEEGRSYLDLMWSCARTSISDKDAVDNKGCHSQFQSELEKGLHYEDQLEIYGEVMKMQTPVKEVFTKVEQALVRIDQLLEVTKLSTEDKTQVLMLAEKAKETVDLIKKDGSWGVHGFRYSQKRLDAALTYVTQAQNILDGTGYAAK from the coding sequence ATGAAACGGTGGAAACACAAGGTAGCATTAAGTGTGCTGTTTTGTTTTGGTGCCATTGCCAATGCGAACGCTGCTGGAAAATACGATAGTATCCCTCAACAGGGGAAAACCGCCACAGAGGCGATGGCTAATTACCAAGGAACACAACAGGTCAATGGTGTTAAAACACTGCAAGATTATATTGTCCAGGAAGATGAGTTATTTGATTATTTATTTCAAAATCATCCTCTTTTTAAATATCAACAATCAGGTAACTTAGTGGGTGATTACCACATTAGTGACCGTGGAGAAGAATATTTAGATACAGGAAAAAGCCCTGAATATAGTAAGATTGTTGGCGCACCTCGTGCGGTACAGTATCGTTTAGGTGCTAAATCAATTCTTGATTATCCAAACAACTTCGTTGGCCCTGAAAAGTGTGCTGAGTGTCACGCGACTCAATATGAGAAGTGGCAACGTTCGCGTCACGCTAGAACAATTCGTTTCCCTGGTGAACACCCAGAAGTGGATAACGATATTGAAAAAACCATGTACAACACCAAAGATACCTCAATCTTACCTGACGGTATTACGCCTGACATGATCTATGCAACTGTTGGTACACCTCGTACTAAATACGGTTTCATTGATGCCTGGTTGGTGCGCGGTACTTACCACATTAGAGATGGTTTATTAAGAGATGGCACAGGTAAAATGGTTGCCGGTGCAAACCAGTTCTCTCGTGGTTGGGCTGAGTGGCTAACCCCTGAGATGTCTAAGAAAATTAATGATGTTATCCCTGATTTTCCAATTACCCTTGAAGGCTTTGGTGGTTCAGGTTCTCACCAACAAGGTATGAGCTCTTACGGTGCAAAGTACGAAAAAGAGATGCTGTTCCAACCAGCAAGTTCTTACTGTGAAGTGTGTCATACATTCAAGTTTGACTTCCAAAACAAGCAAGAGTTCTTCGATGCATTAGGTGATCCTAAGAAGCTTCAAGAGCACACGATTTCTCGTGGTATCGCTTGTGAAGAGTGTCATGGCGCGGGTGGTCACTTAGATGGCGGTACTGGCGGTATGCAGTCTAACTGTGAACGTTGTCACCAACGCTTCCAGTACGACCCAACACTTGCTGATACGCCTCAAGCACTTGAGAAGCGTGAGTATGCGTTTGGCGTGAAGATGAAGTCTCTATGTCCATCATGTGGTACTGAAGGTTCTCAGATGTATAACTCTGAGCACTATGAGAAAGGTATGCGTTGTACTACCTGTCATGATCCACACGAAGTGACTGATGGTACATGGATGTCTGGTTTCACTACACCAAAGATGAAGAAAGATTGTAAAGATTGCCACGAAGCACAGACTTTGATTGCTGAAAACTCTGATACCCACAATAAGCAAACTTGTCAGAGCTGTCACATGCCTAACATGGGTAGCTGTGAAAACTTCAAGGCACTGCAGTTCCCTGACCAAGCTGGTTTTGATGCGGTACGTCGTTCACACATGTGGAAGATTCAAGTCGACCCAACGATGAAGACCTTGAACCCACCAGAAGGTGAGCCTCGTACACAAGGCCCTAATGCTAATGGTAAAGGTTGGACAGTTGCTAAGAACGAAGAAGGTCGCTCATACCTTGATTTGATGTGGTCATGTGCTCGTACCTCTATCTCTGATAAAGACGCGGTAGACAATAAAGGTTGTCACAGCCAGTTCCAGTCTGAGCTTGAGAAAGGCTTACATTATGAAGACCAGTTAGAGATCTATGGTGAAGTCATGAAGATGCAAACGCCTGTGAAGGAAGTCTTTACAAAAGTTGAGCAGGCTCTTGTACGCATTGATCAGCTATTAGAAGTGACTAAGTTGTCTACTGAAGACAAAACTCAAGTGCTAATGCTAGCTGAGAAAGCAAAAGAGACTGTTGATCTGATTAAGAAAGATGGTTCTTGGGGGGTTCACGGCTTCCGTTATAGCCAGAAGCGTCTAGATGCTGCACTAACGTATGTTACGCAAGCGCAAAATATTCTAGATGGAACAGGTTACGCAGCTAAGTAA